The Candidatus Diapherotrites archaeon genome segment CGCGGATTCGTTCCCCCAGACGCGGTCGAATAGCACCCGGTACACGGACACGATGTGTTCTTCACAGGCCACCTCAATGACATCGGGGGCTTGCGCATACAGTCGGGGGTCAGTGCCGAATATCACCGATTCCCCATCAATGAGGAGGAAATTAGTGGCCACAAATTTGGTCACGGACTTAATACGAATGTGCGCCCCTTCGAGGAAGAATTGGGGGTTGAGGGTGGGGTCTAAGATCAATCGAACGGTTACCCCCCGCTTGATGGCCTGGCGCAAATGATCGCGGAACTCTTTAGGAGCGGGGGTGCGCAGGATGGCGTCGATTGTGTGACTGGCCGAGTCCACCTGCACCACTATTTTCTCGAGGCAGTCAAGGTGAGTGCAATCGAATGAGAGGGAACATTGGTCATTAGCCAGGGCTTTGGCCGCTGATACACTTAACCCGGGGATGACGTCCGGATTGACGTGGGGGGTGGTGTCCCCTGGAGCGGGGGGCAGAGGGTCAGGAAATAATAAGATGAGGGCGCCCGCCACGAGGATAAGGACAATGGGCCCCACTAACCATTTCCATTCGAAGCGGAAGGGAATAAGCTCAGGGGCGGCCATCTCAGATCACCACCAGGTTGAGGTTATCAAAACTAATAATGACGCCCTCTCGAGGAGTATCCCAGTCGCCCAAGCCCCCACCCAAATCAATGTAATAGGTCCCTGGTCCCGTGACCAAAGACGTGAGATTTTGGACATGAAATCGGGTGTCCGCCGAGGGGTTTTCTTTAAACCAAATCTCGGGGGTGGGATCGGCATCCACCGCACCAATGTCGAGGTCGCTTCCCAAAAACGTAATGGTGTTCTGGTCGTGGAACCGGAGCTTGACCCAGGATTCCTCTCCATTGTCCAAAGCATTGCTTCCCGTGGGATCGGGGTCAATGGAATAAAGGAAGCTGAACCGGAGTTTCTTTCCAGCTGTGAGGAGGGAATACATATCCGCGTTCACGTCGAATTGTATTCCAAAAGCCCCGGAGGTGACCATGCCAATGGTGGCATTATCATCCGGGTTGATAGGAGAATTAGGCACGATCCCCGGCCCCCCCATGCGGAGGTCCAGACTTTGAGTGAGGGGGACTTGGGAATCCGAGGTGTTCTTGTCATAATTGGGATCGGCATTGAACTGCACCCCCGCGGGGATGGTACCCCCATAGGTTAGCTTATCCCAGTCCCACCCATCATTCCCTATATTGAAATCAATTCCAAAGGTGTTGGCGACGCTGTTGACATCCGTGGAGAAATCCAATGGTTGGGGGAGATCATTCCCGTGTTCCCATAAGTCAATGAGATATCCTTGCTGGGTGAAGTTGACGTCGATGAACCCATAGTCGATGGAAATGGTTTGCCCCACCCCCGCGGGCTCATACGTCATGCGGATACGGGCATTGTTAGCTTGGTTGTAGTCCGTGATGCACCAGCTCAAATCGGGAGATGAATAATAGGTTTCCGAAAAATAAGGGGTGTAGGGCTCGATATCCACCCATTGAGTGTTGTCCCAGCATTGCACCATGTTCTGAGGCCCGTTCAATCCCACGTGGTAGGATTCGAAGTGCTTGATGTGCACGAATACGGAGTTGATGATGTTGGCGCTGGTGAGCCCTAAATTGTTGAACCGGAACTCCACCCAATCCGGGTTCTCGTTGGGGTTGTCGTCGGAGATCGCATACAGCGCGTCATCGGCCCCTACCTCCACCCTCCACGTCTGATTCTGGTCATCGATGAGGAGAAATATCCCATTGCTCACATCCCCACCCCCACTTGGGTCATTGGGGGGGGTGAATGGGTTGTAATTCGTATCATTCGTGAAGATGACCGTGCCATTCAGGTCGAATGCTTTCACAATGCCCCGGTAGAGTTGCACATTGGACACACTCCCTAATACGGGGCACAACGCGTCTCCCACCAGGACAAAATTGTTGGTGATGTTCGCGTCCTGCAACAGTTCGAATTTAGTCTCGGTGTAGGGGGGGTTGGAACTCATGTATGTGATAATGGAAGAAAGCTGGATGCACACCTCCTCCTCCCCCACATTCTGTTGAAGCCGGGCGGAGGATTGTTTGTTTTGTTCGATGAGGAGGAGCGCCACGACGAAGAGCATCAGGAGGAAGAGGATGGAGGAAAGCACTTCCATGCTGACCTGGCCGGATTGAACGGGAGTCATATGTTCACCACGTGTACGTTTACATCCCCCATCGTCACGCGCAAAGTATAGGGCCCTTGTTCGAAGAATAGGAATCGGGAATCGATATGGGCCTTGGTGAATGCAAACACATGAGTGGGGCTTCCCCCTTGGTGGAGGGTGGCGATCACATAGTTTTGGTCCACTCGCAATTCCGACAGGCCTTGAGGAAGGGTGATGTTCAAAAGAATGGAGTTGCCCGGCCCTTTGGCATAGACGAAGTCCACCGCCGAGGAGAGGGAGTCCACCGCGGCCTGCGTTTGGACAAGTTGGATGGATTGGGAATAGATGGTGAAAGCATACGCAAAAAGGATAACCACGACGATCAGGAGGAAGGTAGTGAAAATGAGGTATTCGAAACCCACTTGTCCTCGGGAAGATGCCATGAATCCTCCCATCGAAACCGCCAATAAAAAACCCCTCCGCGGAAAAGAGGGTAAAGGGCGGGAAATGGGTGGTTTATATTGGGGGATAGGCGCGTTTAAAGCCAGAATGACTTATGTATAGGCGAGTGGGGGCAAGGATAGGGGAGTGGGGGAGGCATGACCGAGACGAAAGAAAGGTTCTACCGTGTTCTCCTTGAGAAATACGCGGGAATCATCAACCAGAACGAGCAGCGCACGGTAGGGGAGATCAAGGCGCTCGTCGACCCCATGGACCCGGGGGTGCAAGGGTTGCTCCAGGAATTCAAACCCACCCCATATACGTTTGAGCGGGATTATCTTTTCACGGCCCAGCAGGTGTTCGAGCACATCACCCAAGAAATCAAGTATGTTCCTAATGACTTGACTATCAATTTCTGGCTGAAGCCCCATGAAATACTGGCCAACAAAGTGGCCGATGATGAAGATTTGGCCGTGCTCGTATGCACGGTGTTACATGCGTTGGGGGACGAGAATGCCATGGTCGTGCTTATGGAATTAGAGAATCTGACGACGCACGCGGTGGTTTTGACAACGGTGAATGGGAAGACACTGCTCCTGGACCCCTGCACGGGACATAATTTTTTCAAGTATCATGGCGAAAAATCCCATGTGTTCAAGCGGTATCATTTCAATGGCCAACGAATCAAGCGGGCCTTGTATCGGTTTAACGCGCAGATGTACGAACAGTTCATCTGACGGGGTGGGTGACATATAGATAAAGAGAAAGGAGTTGTGAGATTAATGGAATGGGAAGTGCATGGGACGGCCTTGCGTCAATTAGCACAGTATTGGCATTCTATTTTAGAGGGGGGATATGTGCAGCAACTCCGGGGGGTGGGAACAGACACCTTTGTTCTGCGGATGCACACCAAAAATGGGAATATTGAATGGGCTATTCGACTGCCTGGGGTCATTACCCAAACCCTCCGGAAATGGACGCCCGAAGAAAAACAGCCAGGATTCGTGAATGCCACCAAGACAGGGTTGGCGAATGCCCGAATCATTGGAGTAAGGCAGCATGGGATGGACCGCGTGCTCGTCCTGGAATGCGAGGAAGGGTCATTAGTCATCGAATTGTTCGGAAAGGGAAATCTGGTGTGGGTAACATCCAATGGGACGATTGGCGCGGTGCTCCATGCCAAAGAATGGCGTACCCGCACGATGAAACGAAACCACCC includes the following:
- a CDS encoding transglutaminase-like domain-containing protein, with translation MTETKERFYRVLLEKYAGIINQNEQRTVGEIKALVDPMDPGVQGLLQEFKPTPYTFERDYLFTAQQVFEHITQEIKYVPNDLTINFWLKPHEILANKVADDEDLAVLVCTVLHALGDENAMVVLMELENLTTHAVVLTTVNGKTLLLDPCTGHNFFKYHGEKSHVFKRYHFNGQRIKRALYRFNAQMYEQFI